Proteins from a genomic interval of Asticcacaulis sp. AND118:
- a CDS encoding 3'-5' exonuclease, producing the protein MTSQLDMFGVTQPLASTAAPTRKRPRPLAKALLTLEDDEALAAHLEGTGRYRILRKLEPKPVVDNPRPGFPHIAVIVDTETTGLKKAEDEIIEIGLIAIRFNEVGQVGDVIGTYGALQAPSRPIPADITALTGIDDAMVLGQSINLRAVEDMVASADLIIAHNAAFDRPFCERLSPEFASKAWACSNAEIDWKARGFEGSKLGYLVSQAGYFHDGHRALDDCFALLAVLDRQDADARSAFAELFASSQKARVRLWAEYSPFDKKDVLKARGYRWSSGDDGGPKAWWTEVDAEDLDAEVRYLQTDIYQRADVEPTTRYLTAMERFKA; encoded by the coding sequence ATGACCTCTCAACTCGACATGTTCGGCGTCACGCAACCGCTTGCCTCGACCGCTGCTCCGACGCGTAAGCGGCCAAGGCCCCTGGCGAAAGCGCTCCTTACCTTAGAAGATGATGAGGCTCTGGCAGCTCATTTAGAGGGCACTGGACGATACCGTATCCTTCGCAAGCTGGAACCGAAGCCGGTCGTGGACAATCCGCGCCCGGGCTTTCCGCACATTGCCGTCATCGTCGATACGGAAACGACCGGGCTTAAGAAGGCCGAAGATGAGATCATCGAGATCGGTCTGATCGCCATCCGGTTTAATGAGGTCGGCCAAGTCGGTGACGTCATCGGCACCTATGGGGCGCTGCAAGCGCCCAGCCGTCCCATACCGGCCGATATTACTGCCCTGACCGGAATCGATGATGCGATGGTGCTGGGGCAGTCCATCAATTTGCGTGCGGTCGAAGATATGGTGGCCTCTGCCGATCTGATTATCGCCCACAATGCCGCGTTTGACCGTCCGTTCTGTGAGCGTCTGTCGCCAGAGTTTGCCTCAAAGGCCTGGGCCTGCTCGAATGCCGAGATCGACTGGAAGGCGCGCGGCTTTGAGGGCTCAAAGCTCGGTTATCTGGTGAGCCAGGCCGGCTACTTCCACGACGGCCATCGGGCATTGGACGATTGCTTTGCCCTTTTGGCCGTTTTGGATAGACAGGACGCAGATGCGCGTTCGGCCTTTGCGGAGCTTTTTGCCTCAAGCCAGAAGGCGAGGGTGCGTCTATGGGCCGAGTATAGCCCCTTTGATAAAAAGGATGTCCTGAAAGCGCGCGGCTATCGCTGGTCGAGTGGCGATGACGGCGGGCCGAAGGCGTGGTGGACGGAGGTCGATGCGGAAGATCTGGATGCTGAGGTGCGCTACCTGCAGACCGATATCTACCAACGTGCCGATGTTGAGCCGACGACGCGATATCTGACGGCAATGGAGCGCTTCAAGGCCTAG
- a CDS encoding helix-turn-helix domain-containing protein codes for MTTLNPVTTPAVDDKAPNPVDIHVGARVRMRRKFLGLTQEQLADQIGITFQQVQKYERGSNRISASKLHSISVVLQVPVAYFFDGFGESSSEEFVESSAERNASEFLISSEGIELAEAFPRIRSATQRRKILDLVRSMGDVG; via the coding sequence ATGACCACGCTTAACCCTGTTACGACGCCCGCCGTAGACGACAAGGCACCAAACCCGGTTGATATCCATGTCGGCGCGCGTGTCCGCATGCGCCGGAAGTTCCTCGGTTTGACCCAGGAGCAACTCGCTGATCAGATCGGCATTACCTTCCAGCAGGTGCAGAAGTATGAGCGCGGCTCGAACCGCATCAGCGCCTCGAAGCTGCACAGTATCTCTGTCGTGCTGCAGGTGCCGGTGGCCTACTTCTTCGATGGGTTTGGCGAGTCCTCGTCAGAGGAGTTCGTGGAATCTTCGGCGGAGCGCAATGCCAGCGAGTTTCTGATCTCCAGCGAAGGGATCGAACTAGCCGAAGCCTTTCCCCGCATCCGGTCAGCGACGCAGCGTCGCAAAATTCTTGATCTGGTCCGATCAATGGGTGATGTCGGCTGA